GCGAAGGGACGGACGCGGGGAACAAGGTCCGCTCGGAGAAGGGGTGGCCGACCCTCGAGATCGTCGGCTGGGAGAAGGAGCCCTTCTACGACACCCGCTCGAACAACCTCACGTGGGCCGTGCGGAACCGCTCTCAGGGGGCCGACGGCGTGAACTGGTCGACGCGCCTGCTCGGCCGCGAGGGGTACATGAACGTCGACCTCGTCCTCTCGCCGGAAGACGTCGCCGCCGTCGTGCCGCGATTCGAGAGCGTGATGGGGACCTTCCGTTACGTCTCCGGCCACTCCTACGCGGAGTTCCGCAAGGGGGACAAGATCGCGGCCTACGGGCTCACCGCGCTCGTGGCCGGCGGCGCCGGCGCCCTCGCCGTCAAGACGGGGATCCTCCAGAAGTTCTGGAAGCTCATCGTCGGCGTGCTCCTCGCCGCGGGAGCCGGACTGAAGAAGCTGTGGGACCGGTTCCGCGGGGAGAGCCGGATCCCCGAACCTGGCGATCCCGCCGCGCGGGGATGACCGAGACCCAGACCTTCTTCGCGGTGCTTCTCGCGGTCTACGCGTACGAATGCCTGGCGATGGTGCGTCGCGACGCCGTGGGGTTCCGAACCTCCGGCACCGGGACGATGCGTCCCCGCGCCGTCGCCGATTTTCCCGGCCCGAGGCGCCGGGCGATCGTCGCGGCCTGGCCGCTTCCGCCCCTGGGCGTCTTCGCGGCGGCGTCGCCGTGGCCGTTCTCGCTGGCTCCGGAAGGGGTCGTCGCCTGGACGATCGCGGCGCCGAACCCCGGGCGTCGCCCCGAGTCGACGGGGGTCCTCGCGCGGTTCGACGCCGTGGCGAGGTTCTCGTCGGCCGACCGGAAGGTGCTGGCCGACGGCCGGCTCCTCTGCGAAGCGGACACGGCGCGGGAGGCGGCCGTCCTCGCTGCCGTCCTCGAGCGCGTCCGCGCCGCATCCGCCGCGCGGCGCGGCGCGCGCATCGAGGCCGAGATCGAGCGTTCGCTCGACGACGGGGAGGCGGGGCGCCGTCTCGAGGCGTTTCGCGGGAAGACGCGCGCGGCGCGGGTTGCCGCGAATCTCCTGGTGATCCACGTCGCCTTCGTCGCGCCGATCGTCGCCTCATGGCGGGGGCTCGCCTGGGGGTGGAAAGGGCTGCTCACCGTGGCGGTCCTGCTCGCGGCGGCGACGGTCGCGGCATGGGTCCGGGCGCATCGCGGCGTTCGTGGGGCGAAGCCGGCCGTCTCGGAGGTGGTCGCGCTCGCCCTCACTCCGCTCGCGGCGGCGCGCGGGCTCGACTCCTTGTCGAGGGACCTCTTCGCGGGGATCCACCCCGCCGCGGTCGCACGCGTCGCCTGCGCACCGGAGGACGCCGATCGGCTCGCCGCATTCACGCTGCGGGACGCCTTCCGGCCGCTTCCCGGGGAGGCGCCGGACGCCGGGTCCGCGACGATCGCCGCCTGGCACCACGAGCGCTGGCGAGGCGCCCTGGAGTCGGCGGCCCGGCGCTGGGGGATCCCGCCGGAGCGCGCCTCGGGCCCCCCGGACCCCGAAGGGGCGGGAGGGGTGGCCTATTGTCCGCGATGCGCCACGGTTTTCACCGTGGAGGGGGGAGGCTGCGCCGATTGCGGCGGACTCCCCCGGTTGCGCTTTTAGGTCTGGCAGCCGTGCGACGCTCGGCCTAAATTGGGGGGCGTCGCGGACCCTCATCCGCATCTTCCTCGACGGCTCCGGAGGCCGATGCGGCCGGCAACCCCGCGCTTTCGAGGGCGTCATGAGCACGCAGCCGACCCCCCAGCCCCACGTGACCGAACAGGAGTCGATGCGCGTCGCCGAGGCCGCGC
This is a stretch of genomic DNA from Candidatus Polarisedimenticolaceae bacterium. It encodes these proteins:
- a CDS encoding DUF2167 domain-containing protein — translated: MLHRAVRRFLPFAWILVASPFLVVPTLAQQDEAADPNPFSKIPWTEGPAVGRLGDRAELDVPEGFLFSGAEGTRQFLELTQNIPSGRELGVLLPIPREGDTSGGWFVIFEFADVGYVKDDEKDKLDAKAILESIREGTDAGNKVRSEKGWPTLEIVGWEKEPFYDTRSNNLTWAVRNRSQGADGVNWSTRLLGREGYMNVDLVLSPEDVAAVVPRFESVMGTFRYVSGHSYAEFRKGDKIAAYGLTALVAGGAGALAVKTGILQKFWKLIVGVLLAAGAGLKKLWDRFRGESRIPEPGDPAARG